One window of Agromyces rhizosphaerae genomic DNA carries:
- the iolD gene encoding 3D-(3,5/4)-trihydroxycyclohexane-1,2-dione acylhydrolase (decyclizing) → MAATRRMTVSQALVEFLAHQWTVDGDVRERTIPGMFGIFGHGNVAGIGQALKQANVEQPDLMPYYQARNEQAMVHQSVGFARMHRRRATLASAASVGPGAANMLTGAALATTNRLPALLLPSDTFATRVADPVLQQLEQPWDIGLTVNDAFRPLSKFFDRVQRPEQLPSIALAAMRVLTDPAETGAVTIALPEDVQAEAFDVPVEFLQDREWHIRRPLPERGALARAVAAIRGARRPFIVAGGGVLYSGAEAQLRALVEATGIPVGTSQAGGGVLDWDHPQYLGGVGATGTSAANRRAAEADVVIGIGTRYSDFTTSSRTAFQDPDVVFVNVNVAAFDAYKHGSQLPVVADAREAIDALAEALAGWTVDDAYRAQVASEKAAWDAAVDRAFAPSRLDLPGQPEIIGAVQSSTGPKDVIVQAAGSLPGDLHKLWRVRDPLGYHVEYAFSCMGYEIAGGLGAKRGLLADGDDRDVVVMVGDGSYLMLNTELVTAVAEGIKLIVVLIQNHGYASIGHLSETVGSERFGTWYREYDPEARNFQGDQVLPVDLAANARSYGLDVIEVEPGPGAIDDLKRAMATAKASTRSTFIHVHSDPLVYAPDGEGWWDVPVPEASTLDSTLRARGEYEQQRAAQRPLLG, encoded by the coding sequence ATGGCGGCGACGAGGCGGATGACGGTGAGCCAGGCGCTCGTGGAGTTCCTGGCGCACCAGTGGACGGTCGACGGCGACGTGCGCGAGCGCACGATCCCGGGGATGTTCGGCATCTTCGGGCACGGCAACGTCGCGGGCATCGGGCAGGCGCTCAAGCAGGCGAACGTCGAGCAGCCCGATCTGATGCCCTACTACCAGGCCCGCAACGAGCAGGCGATGGTGCACCAGTCGGTGGGCTTCGCGCGGATGCACCGCCGTCGCGCGACGCTCGCCTCCGCGGCATCCGTGGGGCCGGGCGCGGCGAACATGCTGACCGGCGCGGCGCTCGCGACCACCAACCGGCTCCCCGCGCTGCTGCTGCCGAGCGACACGTTCGCCACCCGCGTGGCCGACCCGGTGCTGCAGCAGCTCGAGCAGCCCTGGGACATCGGCCTGACCGTCAACGACGCGTTCCGGCCGCTCTCGAAGTTCTTCGACCGGGTGCAGCGCCCCGAGCAGCTGCCCTCGATCGCGCTCGCCGCGATGCGCGTGCTGACCGATCCGGCCGAGACCGGCGCGGTCACGATTGCGCTCCCCGAGGACGTGCAGGCCGAGGCGTTCGACGTGCCGGTCGAGTTCCTGCAGGACCGCGAGTGGCACATCCGCCGGCCCCTGCCGGAGCGCGGGGCGCTCGCGCGGGCCGTCGCCGCGATCCGCGGGGCACGGCGGCCGTTCATCGTCGCCGGCGGCGGCGTGCTCTACTCGGGCGCGGAGGCGCAGCTGCGCGCGCTCGTCGAGGCCACCGGCATCCCCGTGGGCACCTCGCAGGCTGGCGGCGGCGTGCTGGACTGGGACCACCCGCAGTACCTCGGCGGCGTCGGGGCGACCGGCACGTCCGCGGCGAACCGCCGGGCGGCCGAGGCCGACGTCGTGATCGGCATCGGCACGCGCTACAGCGACTTCACGACGTCGTCGCGCACGGCGTTCCAGGACCCGGACGTGGTCTTCGTGAACGTCAACGTGGCCGCGTTCGACGCGTACAAGCACGGCTCCCAGCTGCCGGTGGTGGCGGATGCCCGAGAGGCGATCGACGCCCTCGCCGAAGCGCTCGCCGGGTGGACCGTCGACGACGCGTACCGTGCGCAGGTCGCTTCGGAGAAGGCGGCCTGGGACGCCGCCGTCGACCGTGCGTTCGCGCCGTCGAGGCTCGACCTGCCCGGGCAGCCGGAGATCATCGGCGCGGTCCAGTCGTCGACCGGGCCGAAGGACGTCATCGTCCAGGCGGCCGGCTCGCTGCCCGGCGACCTGCACAAGCTCTGGCGGGTGCGCGATCCGCTCGGCTACCACGTCGAGTACGCGTTCTCCTGCATGGGGTACGAGATCGCGGGCGGCCTCGGCGCCAAGCGCGGCCTGCTCGCCGACGGCGACGACCGCGACGTCGTGGTCATGGTCGGCGACGGCTCGTACCTCATGCTCAACACCGAGCTGGTCACCGCGGTCGCCGAGGGCATCAAGCTGATCGTCGTGCTCATCCAGAACCACGGCTACGCCTCGATCGGCCACCTCTCCGAGACGGTGGGCTCCGAGCGCTTCGGCACCTGGTACCGCGAGTACGACCCGGAGGCCCGGAACTTCCAGGGCGATCAGGTGCTGCCGGTCGACCTCGCGGCGAACGCACGCAGCTACGGGCTCGACGTGATCGAGGTGGAACCCGGCCCCGGCGCGATCGACGACCTGAAGCGGGCGATGGCGACGGCGAAGGCCTCGACCCGCTCGACGTTCATCCACGTGCACAGCGACCCCCTGGTCTACGCGCCCGACGGCGAGGGCTGGTGGGACGTGCCGGTACCCGAGGCATCCACGCTCGACTCCACGCTGCGGGCGCGCGGCGAGTACGAGCAGCAGCGTGCCGCGCAGCGTCCGCTGCTCGGCTGA
- a CDS encoding sugar phosphate isomerase/epimerase family protein — protein sequence MTDTTSIDRAPGGATGAGPGLRIGTAPDSWGVWFPDDPAQVPWDRFLDEAAAAGYSWIELGPYGYLPTDPHRLADELGSRGLQLCAGTVFTGFHKGDDQWQRAWDQALQVAGLVSQLGAEHLVVIPDLWRSDATGEALESRTLDDAQWAKLAAGHDRLGRALWEEFGIRQQFHSHADSHVGTTREVLRFLDETDPRYTNLCLDTGHFAYYGGDSLGLVRERPDRIGYLHLKQVDPTRLFDVLKNDVSWADAAAEGIMVEPPGGVPELGPVIEAVAAIDPEIFAIVEQDMYGCHVDAPFPIASRTREHIFACTHLARVR from the coding sequence ATGACGGACACGACCTCGATCGACCGGGCACCCGGCGGGGCGACCGGCGCCGGCCCGGGCCTGCGCATCGGCACCGCACCCGACAGCTGGGGCGTCTGGTTCCCCGACGACCCGGCCCAGGTGCCCTGGGACCGCTTCCTCGACGAGGCGGCCGCGGCGGGCTACTCGTGGATCGAGCTCGGCCCGTACGGCTACCTGCCCACCGACCCGCACCGGCTCGCCGACGAGCTCGGCTCGCGCGGGCTCCAGCTCTGCGCGGGCACGGTGTTCACCGGGTTCCACAAGGGCGACGACCAGTGGCAGCGGGCCTGGGACCAGGCGCTGCAGGTCGCGGGACTCGTCTCGCAGCTGGGCGCCGAGCACCTCGTCGTGATCCCCGACCTCTGGCGCAGCGACGCCACCGGCGAGGCGCTCGAGTCGCGCACGCTCGACGACGCGCAGTGGGCGAAGCTCGCGGCCGGCCACGACCGGCTCGGGAGGGCGCTCTGGGAGGAGTTCGGCATCCGCCAGCAGTTCCACTCGCACGCCGACAGCCACGTCGGCACGACCCGCGAGGTGCTGCGATTCCTCGACGAGACCGACCCGCGCTACACCAACCTCTGCCTCGACACCGGGCACTTCGCGTACTACGGCGGCGACAGCCTCGGGCTCGTGCGCGAGCGCCCCGACCGCATCGGCTACCTGCACCTCAAGCAGGTCGACCCCACGCGCCTGTTCGACGTGCTGAAGAACGACGTCTCGTGGGCCGACGCCGCGGCCGAGGGCATCATGGTCGAACCGCCCGGGGGCGTCCCCGAGCTCGGCCCGGTGATCGAGGCCGTCGCGGCGATCGATCCGGAGATCTTCGCGATCGTCGAGCAGGACATGTACGGATGCCACGTCGACGCGCCCTTCCCCATCGCCTCCCGCACGCGGGAGCACATCTTCGCCTGCACGCACCTGGCGCGCGTGCGGTGA
- a CDS encoding Gfo/Idh/MocA family protein: protein MTNDLRIGVVGAGLMGADHIARITGRISGAVVSAVVEPDAGRAAAAAEAAPGSRAFSRIEEAIDADALDAVLIATPGRFHEPVLAPSLEAGLPILCEKPLTPDSESSWRILELEQRLDRPHIQVGFMRRFDAEYEELRALIASGDAGELLMLRGVHRNPSVPASYVQEMLINDSVVHEFDVVPWLAGSPVASVEVKYPRRNPLSPAHLREPILVLMELQNGVYVDVEMNVSVQFGYQVGTEAVFDRGLARIGQPSGLQRWDAGRFGVAEHESFVTRFADAYDRQVQRWVDAVRAGTLVDGPNAWDGYRVAIACEAGVRALAGGVVPVEAPDRPEFYA, encoded by the coding sequence ATGACCAACGACCTGCGGATCGGCGTCGTCGGCGCCGGGCTCATGGGAGCCGACCACATCGCACGCATCACGGGGCGCATCAGCGGCGCCGTCGTCTCGGCCGTCGTCGAGCCCGACGCCGGCCGCGCCGCGGCTGCCGCCGAGGCAGCCCCCGGCTCGCGGGCGTTCAGCCGGATCGAGGAGGCGATCGACGCCGACGCGCTCGACGCAGTGCTGATCGCGACGCCCGGGCGGTTCCACGAGCCCGTGCTCGCGCCGTCGCTCGAGGCGGGGCTCCCGATCCTCTGCGAGAAGCCGCTCACGCCCGACTCGGAGTCGTCGTGGCGCATCCTCGAGCTCGAGCAGCGGCTCGACCGGCCGCACATCCAGGTCGGCTTCATGCGCCGGTTCGACGCCGAGTACGAGGAGCTCCGCGCGCTCATCGCCTCGGGCGACGCGGGCGAGCTGCTCATGCTCCGCGGCGTGCACCGGAACCCCTCGGTGCCCGCGAGCTACGTGCAGGAGATGCTCATCAACGACTCGGTCGTGCACGAGTTCGACGTCGTGCCCTGGCTGGCGGGTTCGCCCGTCGCATCCGTCGAGGTGAAGTACCCCCGCCGGAACCCGCTGTCGCCTGCGCACCTGCGCGAGCCGATCCTCGTGCTGATGGAGCTGCAGAACGGCGTCTACGTCGACGTGGAGATGAACGTCAGCGTGCAGTTCGGGTACCAGGTGGGCACCGAGGCGGTGTTCGACCGCGGCCTCGCCCGCATCGGCCAGCCGTCGGGGCTGCAGCGGTGGGACGCCGGGCGCTTCGGCGTCGCCGAGCACGAGAGCTTCGTGACCCGCTTCGCCGACGCGTACGACCGGCAGGTCCAGCGCTGGGTGGACGCCGTGCGCGCCGGCACCCTGGTCGACGGGCCGAACGCCTGGGACGGCTACCGCGTCGCGATCGCCTGCGAGGCGGGCGTGCGGGCGCTCGCCGGGGGCGTCGTTCCCGTGGAGGCCCCCGACCGACCCGAGTTCTACGCCTGA
- a CDS encoding sugar phosphate isomerase/epimerase family protein produces the protein MVRIALDPTPYHHDHGLLEFPEVAARLGYEHLQLTPHVDFSPFFRHPRADDALVAKFRKAASDAGVSIPAILPVQRISWPDEPERQAAVRNFRRIIQLAVELEVPAINTEFSGRPERSEESEAAFYRSMDELLPIIQSEGLRLNVDPHPDDFVEDGLEAWRVLRGLNSDAVGFVYVASHTFHYGDRATTLLPEIGDRLGAVYAADTFDHTRSHGLRYISNPPGNTARVHQHLRIGDGDVDWTELFATLRSTGYLDRPDALIVSNVFAEDESADEVSRYQLERLRALVG, from the coding sequence ATGGTCCGCATCGCACTCGACCCCACGCCCTACCACCACGACCACGGCCTGCTGGAGTTCCCCGAGGTCGCCGCGCGGCTGGGGTACGAGCACCTGCAGCTCACGCCGCACGTCGACTTCTCGCCGTTCTTCCGGCACCCGAGGGCCGACGACGCGCTCGTCGCGAAGTTCAGGAAGGCCGCATCCGACGCCGGGGTGTCGATCCCCGCGATCCTGCCCGTGCAGCGCATCTCCTGGCCGGACGAGCCGGAGCGCCAGGCCGCGGTGCGGAACTTCCGGCGCATCATCCAGCTGGCGGTCGAGCTCGAGGTCCCGGCGATCAACACCGAGTTCTCCGGCCGCCCCGAGCGCTCCGAGGAGTCGGAGGCCGCGTTCTACCGCTCGATGGACGAGCTGCTGCCGATCATCCAGTCGGAGGGCCTGCGCCTGAACGTCGACCCGCACCCCGACGACTTCGTCGAGGACGGGCTCGAGGCGTGGCGGGTGCTCCGCGGGCTGAATTCGGACGCGGTCGGCTTCGTCTACGTGGCCTCGCACACGTTCCACTACGGCGACCGCGCCACGACCCTGCTCCCCGAGATCGGCGATCGGCTCGGCGCCGTGTACGCGGCCGACACGTTCGACCACACCCGGTCGCACGGGCTCCGCTACATCTCGAACCCGCCGGGCAACACCGCTCGGGTGCACCAGCACCTCCGCATCGGCGACGGCGACGTCGACTGGACGGAGCTGTTCGCGACCCTGCGCTCGACCGGCTACCTCGACCGCCCCGACGCGCTGATCGTGTCGAACGTCTTCGCCGAGGACGAGTCGGCCGACGAGGTGTCGCGCTACCAGCTGGAGCGGCTGCGTGCCCTCGTCGGCTGA
- a CDS encoding SDR family NAD(P)-dependent oxidoreductase, whose translation MPSSAERPIAWASYPYDGAVVLVTGGGSGIGRATARAFLEQGARVAVAGRGEAPLRETVDAVPDAESCVVVADLATAEGVRATVDEVGARWGSIDVVIANAGLSEPGTIDDLDEAAWSRLRSINLDGLILLAREVVPWLRRSRGTFLAMSSVAGFGGDWNQAGYNATKGAVNALVQSMALDLGRDGVRVNAIAPAFTATRLTQERLDDPGFRRALLDRLALDRPGVPEDVARAALFLASPDAAYLTGVILPVDGGTTASTGTPRPVR comes from the coding sequence GTGCCCTCGTCGGCTGAGCGGCCGATCGCCTGGGCGAGCTACCCGTACGACGGCGCCGTCGTCCTCGTCACCGGCGGCGGCTCGGGCATCGGCCGCGCGACCGCGCGCGCATTCCTCGAGCAGGGCGCGCGCGTCGCGGTCGCGGGCCGGGGCGAGGCGCCGCTGCGCGAGACGGTCGACGCCGTCCCGGACGCGGAGTCCTGCGTCGTCGTCGCGGACCTCGCGACCGCCGAGGGCGTGCGGGCCACGGTCGACGAGGTCGGTGCGCGGTGGGGGAGCATCGACGTCGTGATCGCGAACGCCGGCCTCTCCGAGCCCGGCACCATCGACGACCTCGACGAGGCCGCCTGGTCGCGCCTGCGCTCGATCAACCTCGACGGGCTGATCCTGCTGGCGCGGGAGGTCGTGCCCTGGTTGCGTCGCTCGAGGGGCACCTTCCTCGCCATGTCGTCGGTCGCCGGCTTCGGCGGCGACTGGAACCAGGCCGGCTACAACGCCACGAAGGGTGCGGTGAACGCGCTCGTGCAGTCGATGGCGCTCGACCTGGGACGCGACGGCGTGCGGGTCAACGCGATCGCACCGGCGTTCACGGCGACCCGGCTCACGCAGGAGCGGCTCGACGACCCCGGGTTCCGCCGCGCGCTGCTGGATCGCCTCGCGCTCGACCGGCCGGGCGTCCCGGAGGACGTCGCGCGCGCCGCGCTCTTCCTCGCGAGCCCCGACGCCGCCTACCTGACCGGGGTGATCCTGCCGGTCGACGGCGGCACGACCGCATCGACCGGAACGCCGCGCCCGGTGCGCTGA
- a CDS encoding sugar phosphate isomerase/epimerase family protein produces the protein MKLGVYDAILHDRDLPAAIAAVADLGLTGIELNSGGFLPAAHIPGIEQILESDAARDDFLAVFDGTGVEIAGLNCNGNPLHPNPVIGERHAADVARSIRLAERLGQHRVVTMSGLPGGEPGSRRPNWIVNAWNSAALDVLDYQWDVAVPFWRELDRMAADHDVKIALELHPQNLVFNSADVHKLVELTGSTHLGVELDASHLFWQQMDPVAVIRHLGELVVHAAAKDVRVNVEHAALYGVLDNRFRRLSPDEARTNLGGDEWANEWPAESAWDFVALGRGHDVAYWTEFLRALHEVDPGMLVNIEHEDVSLGRIEGLEVAARVLREADSRLTASLAE, from the coding sequence ATGAAGCTGGGCGTCTACGACGCGATCCTCCACGACCGCGACCTGCCCGCCGCCATCGCGGCAGTGGCCGACCTGGGGCTCACCGGCATCGAGCTGAACTCCGGCGGGTTCCTTCCCGCGGCGCACATCCCCGGCATCGAGCAGATCCTCGAGTCGGATGCCGCGCGCGACGACTTCCTCGCGGTCTTCGACGGCACCGGCGTGGAGATCGCCGGACTCAACTGCAACGGCAACCCGCTGCATCCGAACCCCGTCATCGGCGAGCGCCATGCGGCCGACGTCGCCCGCAGCATCCGTCTCGCCGAGCGCCTCGGGCAGCACCGCGTCGTCACCATGTCAGGCCTGCCGGGCGGCGAGCCGGGCTCGCGCCGGCCGAACTGGATCGTGAACGCGTGGAACTCGGCCGCGCTCGACGTGCTCGACTACCAGTGGGACGTCGCCGTCCCGTTCTGGCGGGAACTCGACCGCATGGCCGCCGACCACGACGTGAAGATCGCCCTCGAGCTGCATCCGCAGAACCTCGTGTTCAACTCCGCCGACGTCCACAAGCTCGTGGAACTCACCGGCTCGACCCACCTCGGCGTCGAGCTCGACGCGTCGCACCTGTTCTGGCAGCAGATGGACCCGGTCGCGGTCATCCGCCACCTCGGCGAGCTCGTCGTGCACGCCGCCGCGAAGGACGTGCGGGTCAATGTCGAGCACGCCGCGCTCTACGGCGTGCTCGACAACCGCTTCCGCCGCCTCTCCCCCGACGAGGCGCGCACCAACCTCGGCGGTGACGAGTGGGCCAACGAGTGGCCCGCCGAGTCGGCGTGGGACTTCGTCGCGCTCGGCAGGGGGCACGACGTCGCCTACTGGACCGAGTTCCTGCGCGCACTGCACGAGGTCGATCCGGGCATGCTCGTGAACATCGAGCACGAGGACGTCTCGCTCGGGCGGATCGAGGGCCTCGAGGTCGCCGCGCGCGTGCTGCGGGAGGCGGACTCGCGACTGACCGCGTCGCTGGCGGAGTGA
- a CDS encoding sugar porter family MFS transporter gives MSHSTAPAETATPAGRKGFLVKLTVISTLGGLLFGYDTGVISGALLYMRDDLAMNAVEEAWVVSSLLFPGAAIGALLGGRIADALGRKRSLIVCAVIFLVGAIACAIAPNVALMVVARILLGFGVGAAAVAAPLYLAEMAPAETRGRMVTINELMIVTGQMLAFMINALLAVLISDPHVWRIMLAVAAVPAVALLFGMFLLPESPRWFGARGLMDQARRVLGFSRSPAEADAEIEEIVATARAEGNSRKHAWRALRENRWMRRLLWIGFGLAAVQQATGINTVNYYAPSILTRTGLGDEAALIATIGVGVTSVTMTILGIWLLGFVPRRVMLMIGFGGVVGSQLVLALAFTLPPSDATSYVILGCMMVFVAFVQAFIGTCVWLLLSEIFPLAIRGLAMGLAVFVLWTVNATISFVFPIIVESLGSMPTFLIFAGVNAISFFFVWSAVPETKGRSLETLETDFRTQAISTVSRRERLVRR, from the coding sequence GTGTCGCACTCCACCGCCCCAGCCGAGACCGCCACGCCGGCCGGCCGCAAGGGATTCCTGGTCAAGCTCACCGTCATCTCCACGCTCGGCGGGCTGCTGTTCGGCTACGACACCGGCGTCATCTCCGGTGCCCTCCTCTACATGCGCGACGACCTCGCGATGAACGCGGTCGAGGAGGCGTGGGTCGTCAGCTCCCTCCTCTTCCCCGGTGCTGCGATCGGAGCCCTGCTCGGCGGCCGCATCGCCGACGCGCTCGGCCGCAAACGCAGCCTCATCGTCTGCGCCGTGATCTTCCTCGTGGGTGCGATCGCCTGTGCCATCGCGCCGAACGTCGCGCTCATGGTCGTCGCGCGCATCCTGCTCGGCTTCGGCGTCGGCGCCGCGGCGGTCGCCGCCCCGCTGTACCTGGCCGAGATGGCGCCCGCCGAGACGCGCGGTCGCATGGTGACCATCAACGAGCTGATGATCGTCACCGGCCAGATGCTCGCCTTCATGATCAACGCGCTGCTCGCGGTGCTGATCAGCGACCCGCACGTCTGGCGCATCATGCTCGCCGTCGCGGCGGTGCCCGCCGTCGCGCTGCTGTTCGGCATGTTCCTGCTGCCCGAGTCGCCCCGCTGGTTCGGTGCCCGCGGACTCATGGACCAGGCGCGCCGCGTGCTCGGCTTCAGCCGCAGCCCCGCCGAGGCGGACGCGGAGATCGAGGAGATCGTCGCCACCGCCCGCGCCGAGGGCAACAGCCGCAAGCACGCGTGGCGCGCGCTGCGCGAGAACCGCTGGATGCGGCGCCTGCTCTGGATCGGATTCGGTCTCGCCGCGGTGCAGCAGGCGACCGGCATCAACACCGTGAACTACTACGCCCCGAGCATCCTGACCCGCACCGGGCTCGGCGACGAGGCCGCGCTCATCGCGACCATCGGGGTCGGCGTCACGAGCGTGACCATGACGATCCTCGGCATCTGGCTGCTCGGCTTCGTGCCGCGCCGCGTGATGCTCATGATCGGCTTCGGCGGCGTGGTCGGCTCGCAGCTGGTGCTCGCCCTCGCGTTCACCCTGCCCCCGTCGGATGCCACCAGCTACGTCATCCTCGGCTGCATGATGGTGTTCGTGGCGTTCGTCCAGGCCTTCATCGGCACCTGCGTGTGGCTGCTGCTCAGCGAGATCTTCCCGCTGGCGATCCGCGGCCTCGCGATGGGGCTCGCCGTGTTCGTGCTCTGGACGGTGAACGCGACGATCTCGTTCGTCTTCCCGATCATCGTGGAGTCGCTGGGATCGATGCCGACGTTCCTCATCTTCGCCGGCGTCAACGCGATCTCGTTCTTCTTCGTCTGGTCCGCCGTGCCCGAGACCAAGGGCCGCTCGCTCGAGACGCTGGAGACCGACTTCCGCACCCAGGCGATCTCGACCGTGAGCCGGCGCGAGCGCCTCGTCCGCCGCTGA
- a CDS encoding tautomerase family protein: MPLVRIDHSDARPNPAEIANAVHEAIVAVYGIPQRDRFQVVTARPATTIVAEDAGLGFERIDPVVIQIFTQRGRSDAMKQSLYATIAERLGEVGVAPEDVFIGYVENGPQDWSFGFGRAQYLTGELAVPAAVPAG; this comes from the coding sequence ATGCCGCTCGTCAGGATCGACCACAGTGATGCACGACCCAACCCCGCCGAGATCGCGAATGCCGTCCATGAGGCGATCGTCGCCGTGTACGGCATCCCGCAGCGAGACCGCTTCCAGGTCGTGACCGCCCGCCCCGCCACGACCATCGTCGCCGAGGACGCCGGGCTCGGGTTCGAGCGCATCGACCCGGTCGTGATCCAGATCTTCACGCAGCGCGGTCGCAGCGACGCCATGAAGCAGTCGCTCTACGCGACCATCGCCGAACGCCTCGGCGAGGTGGGCGTCGCGCCCGAGGACGTCTTCATCGGCTATGTCGAGAACGGGCCGCAGGACTGGTCGTTCGGCTTCGGTCGCGCGCAGTACCTGACCGGCGAACTCGCCGTCCCCGCGGCGGTTCCCGCCGGCTGA
- a CDS encoding MFS transporter, which translates to MLARFAPMIYGPTMLFGLGEGALLPLLPVIATSLGADIAQAALIAGAVVAARMLGNLPAGWLVARIGERRAMAIAGCLALAGGIAVLLAPTLLLLAAAVVLIGLSAAVFGLARHAFMTTRVPLHYRARALSVLGGAFRLGMFTGPFAAAGLLALTGTETAAAWCFIAALAMLVALVLFGRDPEEQLRSEGLLPTAARAGAERRPRSDGVLRTMWRNRGLLARVGLPAASLAAVRQARISLLPLWGVSIGLPGEVIALVVGLTGALEFALFYTSGQIMDRFGRLWAALPAMVLMGGAFLGLALTHDLTHATGWFVVAAVVVGIGNGLSSGILMTLGADLAPPEDPAPFLGSWRTLHDAGGASAPLIVAAVAAAWSLPAATAVIGVIGLLGAAGFTVWVPRLVPHRR; encoded by the coding sequence ATGCTCGCGCGCTTCGCGCCCATGATCTACGGGCCGACGATGCTGTTCGGACTGGGCGAGGGCGCGCTGCTCCCCCTGCTGCCCGTCATCGCGACCTCCCTGGGCGCCGACATCGCGCAGGCCGCGCTCATCGCCGGCGCCGTGGTGGCCGCGCGCATGCTCGGCAACCTGCCCGCGGGCTGGCTGGTCGCCCGCATCGGCGAGCGGCGGGCGATGGCGATCGCCGGATGCCTCGCCCTGGCCGGTGGCATCGCGGTGCTGTTGGCGCCCACGCTGCTGCTGCTCGCGGCCGCGGTCGTGCTCATCGGGCTCAGCGCCGCGGTGTTCGGACTGGCACGGCACGCGTTCATGACCACGCGCGTGCCGCTGCACTACCGGGCTCGGGCGCTCTCGGTGCTGGGCGGCGCGTTCCGGCTGGGGATGTTCACGGGCCCGTTCGCCGCAGCCGGCCTGCTGGCCCTCACCGGCACCGAGACCGCGGCCGCCTGGTGCTTCATCGCCGCGCTCGCCATGCTCGTCGCCCTCGTGCTGTTCGGCCGCGACCCCGAGGAGCAGCTGCGCTCGGAGGGGCTGCTCCCCACCGCCGCTCGCGCGGGCGCGGAGCGGCGACCTCGATCCGACGGGGTGCTGCGCACGATGTGGCGGAACCGGGGACTGCTCGCCCGGGTCGGCCTGCCCGCGGCATCCCTCGCTGCCGTCCGGCAGGCGCGCATCTCGCTGCTGCCGCTCTGGGGCGTGTCGATCGGGCTCCCGGGCGAGGTGATCGCCCTGGTCGTGGGGCTGACCGGCGCGCTCGAGTTCGCGCTGTTCTACACCAGCGGGCAGATCATGGACCGCTTCGGCCGGCTGTGGGCGGCCCTGCCTGCGATGGTGCTGATGGGCGGGGCGTTCCTCGGCCTCGCGCTCACGCACGACCTGACGCACGCGACGGGCTGGTTCGTCGTCGCGGCGGTCGTGGTCGGCATCGGCAACGGGCTCTCCAGCGGCATCCTCATGACCCTCGGTGCCGATCTCGCACCGCCCGAGGACCCGGCGCCGTTCCTCGGCTCCTGGCGCACGCTGCACGACGCCGGCGGGGCGTCCGCGCCGCTGATCGTCGCGGCCGTCGCCGCCGCCTGGAGCCTCCCCGCGGCCACCGCGGTGATCGGCGTCATCGGGCTGCTCGGCGCGGCCGGGTTCACGGTCTGGGTGCCGAGGCTCGTGCCGCACCGGCGGTGA
- a CDS encoding GlsB/YeaQ/YmgE family stress response membrane protein: MGFFAFLILGLIAGAIAKLILPGKQGGGWFITLLLGVVGALLGGWLGSVLFGIGLENFWSWQTWIVAILGSIVVLLIFGLFTRKR; this comes from the coding sequence ATGGGATTCTTCGCATTTCTCATCCTCGGCCTCATCGCCGGAGCGATCGCCAAGCTGATCCTCCCCGGCAAGCAGGGCGGGGGCTGGTTCATCACGCTGCTGCTCGGCGTGGTCGGCGCGCTCCTCGGCGGCTGGCTGGGCAGCGTCCTCTTCGGCATCGGTCTGGAGAACTTCTGGAGCTGGCAGACGTGGATCGTCGCCATCCTCGGATCGATCGTCGTCCTCCTCATCTTCGGCCTGTTCACGCGCAAGCGCTGA
- a CDS encoding type IV toxin-antitoxin system AbiEi family antitoxin domain-containing protein, translating into MAIAAEQDGYVTLDDARALGIAARDLQQLAYRGKIMREATGVYRFEEFPVTRAASFRFAVLWTGRPEAALSHDTALSLLELSDINPPKTHVTVGVGERIRRAGGVGIVVHNEDLASKDLGWWEGIRCVKPYTAIRQAIDTHVPFQLVNQAIGEARARGSITDAEQVTLRSRLEGER; encoded by the coding sequence ATGGCCATCGCAGCCGAACAAGACGGCTACGTCACCCTCGACGACGCGCGCGCCCTCGGGATCGCTGCGCGTGACCTGCAACAGCTCGCGTACCGCGGCAAGATCATGCGTGAAGCCACCGGCGTCTATAGGTTCGAGGAGTTCCCTGTGACTCGAGCCGCCAGCTTCCGGTTCGCCGTGCTCTGGACCGGCAGGCCGGAGGCGGCGCTCTCGCACGACACCGCGCTGAGTCTCCTCGAGCTCTCGGACATCAACCCGCCCAAGACGCACGTCACGGTGGGAGTGGGAGAGCGCATTCGACGAGCGGGAGGCGTGGGGATCGTCGTCCACAACGAGGACCTTGCGTCCAAGGACCTCGGTTGGTGGGAGGGTATTCGCTGCGTGAAGCCATACACGGCGATCCGGCAGGCTATCGACACGCACGTGCCGTTCCAGCTCGTCAACCAGGCGATCGGGGAAGCCCGCGCTCGAGGCAGCATTACGGACGCCGAGCAGGTCACGCTCCGCAGCAGGCTCGAAGGAGAACGGTGA